A DNA window from Drosophila biarmipes strain raj3 chromosome 2R, RU_DBia_V1.1, whole genome shotgun sequence contains the following coding sequences:
- the LOC108036898 gene encoding tyrosine-protein kinase Drl — MLRQFIDSSHPLNRTHSAMGLLPILLLCLALSTSVSGYLNIFISHHEVMKLMGLEADLFYVHEGAINTYAMHFTVPVPADVHELEFSWQSLIAYPLPYAISIEYNTDQEALGTPTLSIPHKGLVPQEIESFLVYLPCTGNASLQLPVNVNMVVRAPPRFNDTRLHFKRNKICAKGISPEPNQSPAPAHAPSQGPALLSAAACALGLVLAVGLVASMMYVRARKQLRQDSLHTSFTTAAYGSHQNVFIRLDPLGRPPSATGSYATIASLNKYPADSKKSCSIFDRFRSSPTPTPYATALLPMNLEQTAETIYSKPESICPSRISYYASSQLTQACSLSTPKSIRSNGNGHCTSGSGSLSLFGGMPTGSTITMASHGDKGNQRLRRIPSVQPGALSYEELVKEGTYGRIYAGKLGESCEALVKTVIDGASLTQVACLLQDASLLIGVSHQHILAPLLANTELPGPPEIAYPYPSKGNLKMYLQKSRESSTALSTRQLVEFGLHITKGLAYLHSLGIVHKDIATRNCYLDEESYVKICDSALSRDLFPDDYDCLGDNENRPLKWLSLESLQKRVYATQGDVWALGVTYWELVTLAQMPHEEVDIFELTNYLAAGFRLEQPVNCPDEFFTVMNCCWHSEAKQRPTPSQLLSYLQDFHADLGMYI; from the exons ATGCTCCGACAATTTATTGACTCCTCGCACCCACTAAACAGAACCCACTCCGCCATGGGACTCCTCCCGATCCTGCTCCTGTGCCTGGCGCTCTCCACCTCGGTCAGCGGCTATCTGAACATTTTCATCAGCCACCACGAGGTGATGAAACTGATGG GACTCGAGGCGGACCTGTTCTATGTGCACGAGGGAGCCATCAACACATATGCGATGCACTTCACCGTGCCGGTGCCCGCGGATGTCCACGAGCTGGAGTTCTCCTGGCAGAGCCTCATCGCCTACCCG CTGCCGTATGCCATTAGTATCGAGTACAACACCGACCAGGAGGCACTGGGCACGCCCACGCTGAGTATTCCGCACAAGGGCCTGGTGCCGCAGGAGATCGAGTCCTTCCTGGTCTACCTGCCCTGCACCGGAAATGCGAGCCTGCAGCTGCCCGTCAATGTCAACATGGTGGTGCGAGCTCCACCCCGCTTCAACGACACCCGGCTCCACTTCAAGCGCAATAAGATCTGCGCCAAAG GCATCTCACCTGAGCCCAATCAATCGCCAGCCCCCGCCCACGCCCCCTCGCAAGGACCCGCCCTGCTGAGTGCCGCCGCCTGTGCCCTGGGTTTGGTGTTGGCCGTGGGCCTGGTGGCCAGCATGATGTATGTGAGGGCGCGCAAACAGCTTCGCCAGGACTCGCTACA CACCAGTTTCACCACCGCAGCTTATGGCAGCCACCAGAACGTGTTCATCCGCCTGGATCCCCTGGGAAGGCCCCCCAGTGCCACGGGATCCTATGCCACCATAGCCAGCCTCAACAAGTACCCTGCGGACAGCAAAAAGTCGTGCAGCATATTCGACC GTTTCAGGAGCTCACCCACCCCCACGCCCTACGCCACTGCCCTGCTGCCCATGAACCTCGAACAGACCGCAGAGACGATTTACTCGAAGCCCGAGTCGATCTGTCCCTCGAGGATTTCCTACTACGCCTCCTCGCAACTGACCCAG GCTTGCAGTTTGTCCACGCCGAAGAGCATTCGAAGCAATGGCAATGGCCACTGCACCAGCGGAAGTGGCAGCCTGAGTCTCTTCGGGGGAATGCCCACCGGCAGCACCATCACGATGGCCAGTCACGGGGACAAGGGCAACCAGCGGCTGCGACGCATTCCCAGTGTGCAGCCCGGTGCCCTCAGCTACGAGGAGCTGGTCAAGGAGGGTACTTACGGCAGGATCTACGCCGGCAAGCTGGGCGAGTCCTGCGAGGCGCTGGTGAAGACCGTCATCGACGGGGCCTCGCTCACCCAGGTGGCCTGTCTGCTGCAGGACGCCTCGCTCCTGATCGGCGTCAGCCACCAGCACATCCTGGCCCCGCTGCTGGCCAACACGGAGCTGCCGGGGCCGCCGGAGATCGCCTATCCCTATCCGTCCAAGGGCAATCTTAAAAT GTACTTGCAAAAGTCGCGGGAATCGAGCACGGCACTAAGTACCCGACAGCTGGTGGAGTTTGGACTGCACATCACGAAGGGATTGGCCTATCTGCACTCCCTGGGAATCGTCCACAAGGACATTGCCACACGCAATTGCTA CCTTGACGAGGAGTCCTATGTAAAGATCTGCGATAGCGCCCTGTCCCGCGATCTCTTCCCAGACGACTACGACTGTCTGGGTGACAACGAGAACCGCCCCCTGAAGTGGCTATCCCTGGAATCGCTCCAGAAACGGGTGTACGCCACCCAGGGCGATGTTTGGGCGCTGGGCGTGACCTACTGGGAGCTGGTCACGCTGGCCCAGATGCCGCACGAGGAGGTGGACATTTTCGAGCTTACCAATTACTTGGCTGCCGGCTTCCGGCTGGAGCAGCCGGTCAACTGCCCAGATGAATT CTTCACCGTTATGAACTGCTGCTGGCACAGCGAGGCCAAACAGCGACCTACGCCCTCACAGCTGCTCTCGTATCTGCAGGACTTCCATGCGGATCTGGGCATGTACATCTAA